One segment of Trachemys scripta elegans isolate TJP31775 chromosome 1, CAS_Tse_1.0, whole genome shotgun sequence DNA contains the following:
- the C1HXorf21 gene encoding protein CXorf21 homolog — protein MLSEGYLCGIPYFCDDFLSSKLYRKRAAEEKVHEMNSMCGFTYSSMDETQGRSLFQRCRSVSKFFSSVHSKGSKHNGRQKETLLQVIQSTQFERQTSPVGDMSGGSTSRDTYLVPSSCKSICKNYNDLHIAGGHVMPISSVTTDFTCDSGIGPFLESSEIPPPMESMRMPTNDLIRKPVQGYSSCWRVTSIMQHQQPLSNSILNDYLEQKVVELYKQYIMDSMVNSAFPTQILASELIMTNVDQISMQISRERNMETTKAKDMVINCLLRLASGKVSSEISTPSLHISQ, from the coding sequence ATGTTGTCAGAAGGATATCTTTGTGGAATCCCCTATTTTTGTGACGACTTCTTGAGTTCCAAGCTCTACAGAAAACGAGCAGCAGAGGAGAAGGTGCATGAGATGAACTCCATGTGTGGCTTTACCTATTCCTCCATGGATGAAACACAGGGCAGAAGTCTCTTTCAGAGGTGCAGGTCTGTGAGCAAGTTCTTTTCTTCAGTCCATTCAAAAGGAAGCAAACACAACGGAAGACAGAAAGAGACTTTACTGCAGGTTATTCAGAGCACACAGTTTGAAAGGCAAACATCTCCAGTTGGGGATATGTCTGGAGGATCCACAAGTAGAGATACCTACCTGGTTCCTTCTTCCTGTAAAAGCATTTGCAAGAATTACAATGATTTACACATTGCTGGAGGCCATGTGATGCCTATCAGCTCAGTAACAACAGATTTTACCTGTGACAGTGGGATAGGCCCATTTTTGGAGTCATCAGAGATTCCTCCGCCTATGGAATCCATGAGGATGCCAACCAATGACCTCATTCGCAAGCCCGTGCAAGGGTACTCATCATGCTGGCGAGTGACCAGCATAATGCAACACCAGCAGCCACTCTCCAATTCAATACTGAATGACTACCTAGAGCAGAAAGTGGTGGAGTTGTACAAGCAGTATATCATGGACAGCATGGTCAACAGTGCATTCCCCACTCAGATCCTGGCCTCTGAGCTCATCATGACCAACGTAGACCAAATCAGCATGCAGATATCACGAGAGAGGAATATGGAGACCACCAAGGCCAAAGACATGGTCATTAACTGCCTGTTACGACTGGCCAGTGGAAAAGTATCTAGTGAAATAAGCACCCCTAGTCTGCATATTTCGCAATAA